In the Myxococcota bacterium genome, CGAGCCCAGCTTCGAGTACGGGGGCGCGAGCGACACGCTCAGCTACTTCGTGACCGGCAACTATCTCTACAACAACCTCGGCGTCGAGTCTCCCACGGGCACGATCAATCCCATTCACGACCGCTCGAATCAAGCGAAGGGCTTCGCCTACCTCTCGGGACTGCTCGATCCGACCACGCGCGTGAGTCTCATCACGGGCAACTTCGTCGGCAAGTTCGACATCCCGAACAACCCCGGCCAGATCCCCGGCTTCACCCTCAACGGCGTGCCTACCTTCTCTTCGCGCGACCTCGATGAGAATCAGTCTGAATGGAACCACTACGGAATCCTCTCGCTGCAGAAGTCGACGGAGTCGGTCGACTATCAGCTGTCGGCGTTCACGCGCTTCAGCCAGACGCTCTTCCGACCCGACCTCGCGGGTGATCTGATCTTCAACGGAGTCGCGAGCCGGGACCTCCGAAACAGCTGGGCGAACGGCCTGCAGGGCGATGCCAGCTACAGGCTCAATGACTCGCACACAGTTCGCTTCGGCCTTCTCTTTCAGGAAGAGAAGATCACCAGCGACAACGACGTGACCGTGTTCCCGGTCGATGCGGGCGGCGCACAGACCAGCGACGTCCCCTTCACGATCACCGACAACAGCAACAAGCTCGGATACCAGTATGGCGCGTACTTGCAGGACGAGTGGCGACTCACGAAAGAGCTCACCTTCAACTACGGTCTGCGCTACGACCGCGTAGCGGCGTTCGTCCGGGGCGGGCAGGTGAGCCCGCGCATCAACATGGTCTACGCCACGCCGGAGGGGACGACGCTCCACGTCGGCTGGTCGCGCTACTTCACGCCGCCGCCACTGGAGCTCGTCGCGCCGACGTCGGTTGCGGCGTTCAATGGAACGACGAACGAGTCGGCGATCCAGGCCGACTCACCCGTGAAGCCCGAGCGGACGGACTACTTCGACGCAGGGATCACGCAGGTGATCTTCCCCGGATTTCAGGTGGGGGTCGACGGGTACTACAAGAACGTCCGGAACCTGATCGACGAGGGACAGTTTGGCGCCGCGCTGATCCTCTCGCCCTTCAACTACAAGCGGGGCTACGTTTATGGCACCGAGCTCACGGCCTCGTACCAGATCGAGAACTTCACGGCGTTCGCCAACGTGGCCTACTCGGTGGCGCGCGCGAAACAGGTGGTGTCGAGCGAGTTCGAGTTCGACCCGGACGAGCTGAACTTTATCGCCCAGCACTTCGTCTATCTGGACCACGACCAGCGCTACACCACGTCGTTCGGGGTTTCATATCTGTGGAGAGATACCCGGTTCACGGTGGATTGCCTGACGAGCAGTGGTCTGCGTCGCGGCTTCGCGAACACGGAGAAGCTTCCCGCCTACGAGCCCGTGAACATCGGCATCTCGCACGTCTTTCGCGTCGGCTCATTCGGCACTCTCACCGTGCGTGGCGACATCATCAACCTGTTCGACGAAGGCTACGAGATCCGCGACGGCAGCGGGATCGGGGTCGGCGCGCCGCAGTTCGGACAACGCCGCTCGTATTACGCCGGTATCTCGAAGAGTTTCTGAGATGACATCGAACCTGACGGAGACACTGGCTGCGCTGCGCATCGGGGGCGCCGTCATCTACCCGCTCCTGGCGCTGGCGGTGCTCGCCGGGGTGATCGCGCTCGACAAGTGCTGGGTGTACCTGCGCTGGACGCGTCTGCCGGCGCAGATCACCGATACCCTCGAAGAGTTCGGCTTCGACTGGAGCGGGCTCGAGAAGCAGCTCGCGAACGTCGATGGCCGGAACTACCTGGCGCGCTTCCTGGGTGTGATCGCGGAGAACCGTGAGCACCCCGCATGGTGGGTCGAGTCACGCGCCGCCGACGAGGCCAGCATGATCGAGCGCGCGCTCGCGCGCGGTCTCTGGGTGCTGGAGACGATCGTGACTGCTGCGCCGCTGCTCGGGCTGCTCGGCACCATCACCGGCATGATCCGCTCCTTCCACCTGTTCGGAGACCAGAGCCTGGTGGACCCGCGTGGCGTGACCGGCGGAGTCGCCGAAGCGCTGATCGCGACGGCGGTAGGGCTCTTGATCGCGCTCGCCGCCCTCTTCGCGTTCAATCTGCTGTCGAACTGGCAGACGGCCTTCATGGACCAGATGGAGCGGCTCGGTACGCGGCTGGTCGACCACATCCGGCTCGACGAGGAGAAGTCCGATGCGGCTCCGTAGACAGCGGCGCGCACGGCGCGGGCGCATCGAGATCATCCCGATGATCGACGTGATGTTCTTCTTGCTCGCCACGTTCATGCTCGCCTCGCTCGCGCTGCAGAACCTGCACTCCCTGCGCGTCGACCTGCCGCAGGGTAGAGCGGATCCGCTGCAGGCGCACTCGCCACTCACCCTGGGCGTGACGCGCGACGGGACGATCTACGTGAACGAGGTCGCGCTCACGCTGGACGATCTTGCTCCGGCGCTGCGGGCGATGCTCCACGGCGCCGATGACATCGTGGTCTCGGCCGACGCGGCCGCACCGGAGGGAGTCGTCGTGCAGGCGATGCTACGCGCGCGCGACGCTGGCGCGCAACACTTTCTGATCGCGGTCAGACGCGACTGACACCGAACGGTGTTGGACGATGGATAGCTCCTGGCAGCGACTGCCGTTCACGCTCCCGGGCGCGATCGTCCTCACCTCGACCTTGATGCTCGGCTTCCTGCGCCTCATGTCTCTCGGGGCGGCGGTGACCGCGCCGCCCGCGCCGCTGGACGCCCGCTTCGTCGAGATCGGACCTCCGGAAGCCTCGGCGGCCGCGGCAGCACCTGCCGCCCCACCCGACGTCGCACCGCGCAGGAAGGTGCCTGCCGAGTCGAGGCCGCGGCCGAAGCCCGAGGCTGCGCAGCGGCCGGCGCCAGCCTCTGCAGCGCCGGAGACGGCGGGGCCAGCGGCCGCCGAATCGGGCGCCGAGACCTCGGCGAGTGCCGCTCGCAGCCAGCCGAGCGAGGCGCACGGCGGCGCTCCCGGGGGGAGCATGAGCGCACGCGCACTCTACAAGCCGCTGCCCGAGATTCCCGAACGGCTGCGACGCCATGACGTGGAGCTCGTCGCGGTCGCACGCTTCCTGGTCGCGGCGGATGGCACCGCGCAGGTGGAGCTGATCGAGCCCACCAGCGAGCCGAGTCTGAATCAGAGCTTGTTGGTCACGCTTCGCACCTGGCGCTTCTTTCCAGCGCTCGAGCAGGGCCGGCCCGTCGCGTCCACGATCGATCTCCGGATCCCGATCTCGGTGCGCTGACCGCAAAGACCCAGGCGTGAGTCATGAGTAGCTTGTTAGCTGCGCCGGGTCACTGCACGCGACTACACAATTGTGTGACGGACCACGGCGCGGACCCGAAGCGCGTTGACACCGATGGGGGCCTCCGATAGTTTGCGCGGCGATGGGGACTCTCGCTCGCGAGGCGCTTCGCCGGGCAACGCTGCTCGGCTTGCTCGCGCTCGCGTCCGCGACGGTGTTGCCGTCCGTGCACGCGATCGTCGGCGGCTGCGCTCACGCCGTGTCGGCTTGCGACGCCTCCGACCATCAGGAGAGCGCGAGAGATGGCGCTGCTGGCTCGACGAGTCATAGGAGTCACTGCGGCATCTGTGGCGCGTTCGCACACGGCAAGGGCCGGAGCCTCGCATTGGGTCCCGCCCCGTCGGTGGCCTCGCCGCTGCTAGGCATCCCGGGCGCGCCTTTCGTTCCGGTCGTGGTCCTCTCCAGCAGCGACCGCGATGTGGCAGGTGCGCGCGCGCCGCCCGCTTCCCGTCGATCTGCCTGAAAGAAGTCGTCAGTCACTCTGAGGCTTTCTCTTTTTTTCGGAGGATGCGATGGGACCCGCACGTTCGGTGTCTCGCGCGGCGGTGGCGCTGGCCGCACTCGCCGCTCTCTCGTCGCCGGGCCTGGCTCGCGCCGAGACCGACTCACAACAGATTGCCGCCCTGAAGCAGGAGCTCGCCGCCACCAAAGGCGAGCTGTCTCGCACCCAGTCCGCGCTCGAGGCGCTCGAGCGCAAGGTCGACGCGCTGGGCGCCGCGCCGGCAGCCGCTGCGCCGGCGCCAGTCACTCCGAGCGACACCGCGCGGCTCGCGCCGGTGAACGCGGACAACCCGGCGATCAGCTTCGTGATCGACGCCCAGGCCGGTACCAACACGCAGGGAAATGACGGCGTCGGCTTCCTGCTGGGCACGGGCGAGCTGTTCATCTCGGCGCCGATCGACCCGTTCCTGCGCGGCTACGCCAGCATCAACGGCACGACCGACGAGGGCTTCGACATCGAGGAGGCGGCGCTGGTCACGACGGCTCTGCCGGGGAACCTCACCGTGAAGGGCGGGCGTTTCTTCGCCGACTTCGGGCGCTTTCCGCACTGGCACGACGAGGCGCTGCCCTTCGTCAAGCGGCCCGACTCGATCGAGCGCTTCATCGGCGGCGAATCGAAGTCCGAAGGCGCCGAAGTTTCCTGGCTGGCGCCCATGGACCAGTATCTCAACGTCAGCGTCGGGGTCTACAACTCCGTCGGCGCCGAGCGCTTCGAGGATCCGGCCATGTTCGGCGAGGACAAGGGCCAGCGATCGTTCAGCGAGCTGACCTACCTGGTGCATCCGACGACCTACTTCGACCTCACCGACACGCTGAATCTGGAGCTGGGCGGGACTTACCTCAGCGTGCCGACCGGTGCGAAGCGCGGCCTCTACGGCCTCGACGCGACGCTCCGGCACCAGCCGGGCACGAGCGAGTTCTACCAGGGGACCGACGTCGGCGTGGAGTGGCTGTGGAGCACCGAGCGCTTCGTGAACGCCGAGCTCGAAGACGGTGGGACCGTCTCGGGCCGCTTCCGGCGCGACGGCGGCTACGCGTACTTCGAGAGCTTCTTCGGCCGGCGCTTCTCGGTCGGTGGGCTCTTCGACTACGCCGAGAACCTGTTCGGGCCCAAAGACCTGCAGCGCACTTACTCGGCCTTCATCACCTGGAAGCCGTCCGAGTTCCAGCGGCTGCGGCTGCAGTGGGACGACGTGGGCATCGACGGTCCGGACAACCAGCGCTTCACGCTGCAGTGGACCGCCTTCATCGGGAGTCACAGCCATGGTTTCTCGCAGCGTTAGCGCCGCCCTCGCGGCGGCAGTCACTTGGAGTCTCGCGCTCGGCGCGGCAGGGGCGCTGCGCGTGGTCGCGTCGCTGCCCGACGTGGCCGACATGACGCGTCAGATCGGCGGCGACCGGGTCGACGTGACCACCATCGCCGAGGGCGGCCAGGACCCGCACAAGGTCCCGGTCAAGCCCTCGTTCGTGACCAAGCTGAACCGCGCCGACGCGCTGGTCGTGCAGGGGCTCGGGCTCGAGCACGCGTATCTCCCCGCGCTGATCGAGGCTTCGCGCAACCCGAAGATCGCGCCCGGCGCGGCCGCGTACATCGACGCGTCGCTCTACGTGCAGCCGCTCGAGGTGCCGGAGAGTCAGAACCGCGCGCAGGGCGAGCTCCACCCCTTGGGCAACCCGCACTTCAACCTGGACCCCGGCGAGGGCAAGCAGATGGCGCGCGCGATCGCCGAGGGACTCACGCGCGTCGACCCGGACGGCGCGGCAGCCTACGCGGCCGGCCTCGCGCGCTACGAGAAGACGCTCGACGACAAGATCGCCGAATGGAACCAGCTGGCGGCGCCGCTGCGCGGGCTGAAGGTCGTTTCCTATCACCCCGACCTCGTGTATCTCGCGCGGCGCTACGGACTGGAGCTGGTGGGCACGATCGAGACCAGGCCCGGCGTGCCCGCCACGCCGGGTCACATCGCGGAGCTGGTGGCCTCCATGAAGCAGAAGAAGGTGGAGCTGGTGGTGCGCGAGGTGGCCTACGAGCTGCCGCTCGCCCAGGAGGTGGCCGAGCAGGCGGGCGCGAAGGTGGTCACGCTGTCCACGCTCACCGGCGGCCTGCCCGGCTCGGGTCCGACCTACATCGACTTCGTCGACGCCAACCTGCGCGCGCTGGTCGCCGCCGCGAAGCAGCAGGCCGGGAGTCACTGAGTGGAGGAGGAGCTGATCCGCGTGGAGCGCGCGACGCTGGGCTATCCCGGGCGCGTGGTGCTGCGCGACGTGTCGCTCGCGCTCCGCCCCGGCGAGTTCGTGGCGGTGCTGGGCGCCAACGGCTCGGGCAAGACCACGCTCTTGCGCAGCCTGCTCGGCTTCCTGCCGCCGCTGCTCGGCCGCGTGGAGCGCGCGGCCGGGCTGCGCGTGGGCTACGTGCCCCAGCGCGAGACACTCGACGACCTGTACCCGCTCACCGCGGGCGACGTGGCGCTCATGGGCACCTACGCCGACGTGCCGTTCTGGCGCCTGCTCGGCGCAGGCGAGCGGGAGCGCGCGCGGCGGGCGCTCGCGGCTTGCGGGGCGACCGGCTTCGAGCGGCTGCGCTACTCGGAGCTCTCGGGCGGCCAGCGCCAGCGCGTGCTGATCTCGCGCGCCCTGGCGACCGAGCCGCAGCTGCTCTTGCTCGACGAGCCGACCGCGGGCGTGGACCACGAGACCGAGCAGGCGATCGTGCGCGTGCTGGCCGCCCTGCGCAGCGAGCGCTCGCTGGCGGTCTGGATCGTGACTCACCATGCCGAGGCGGTGCTCGGCGCGGTCGACCGCGTGATCCAACTCGGCGCCGGCACCGCGGCGGAGGTGCGTGCGCAATGAGCGAGCTGTTCTCACCGGACTTCCTGTTCCGCAACGCCGTGTACGGGGGCTGGATCGTGTGCGTCCTGTGCGCGCTGCTCGGGGTGTACGTGGCGCTGCGGCGCATGGTGCTCCTGGGCCTGGCGCTGCCGCAGGCCGGCGCGGCCGGCATCGCGTTTGTGTTTCTCGTGACCCACCACGTGCACGGCGACGCCGGCGGTGCGCACGGGGTCGCGCTCGCGGGCTCGCTGGCCGCGACCTTCGCGGCGCTCGGACTCCTGGTCGCAGGCGCGCGCGGCTCGCGCACGCCGGTGGAGTGGCGCATCGGCGCGGTGCTCGCGGTGGCCTCGGCGCTGACCCTGTTCTGTGTCTCGCTGAATCCGAGCGGCGACCTCGAGATGACGAGCCTGCTGCGCGGCGAGCTGCTCGCCATCTCGGACCGCGACCTGGCGGTGCTGGCAGTCACCGCCGGGCTCGTGCTGGTCGGCTTCGTGCTGTTCCGCCGCGACCTCCTGCTGGTCTCGTTCGACCGCGAGTTCGCGCGCACGGTCGGCAAGAGCCCGACCCGCTGGGACGCGTTGCTCTACGCGCTGCTCGGCGTGGGCATCTCGGTCGGCGTGATGACGGCCGGGCCGATGGTGGTGTTCGGGTTCCTGGTGCTGCCGGCGCTCGCCGCGCTGCGCGTCACGAGTCGCCTGGCGGCGACCTTCGCGCTCGCGGCCGCGATCGGCAGCGTGTGCGCGCTCGGCGGCTTCGAGATCTCGTATCGCGCGGACCTGCCCGCAGGCCCGGTGTACGTGCTGCTCGCGGCGGCGATCTGGCTGGCGATCAGTGGCGTGGCGCGGCTGCGGCGGCGGCGCGCCGTGGCGAGAGCGCTCGGGCTGCTGCTCGCGGCGCTGCTCCTGCCGGGCTGCGCGACGACCCGCGGAACGGTGCTTCCGCCGCTCGAAGGCCGCTCGGTGGCCGTGCTGCCGTTCCGCAACGAGACCGGCGCGAGCCTGCGCCTGGCCTCGCCCAACCCGCTCCAGGAGGTGACTCGCGCGCTGGGCCGCGCCTCGGCCGATCCGCCCGCGACCGTGCTCGACGTGCTCGAGGCCAGCGCCGTGCGCGAGCTCGCGCAGCGCGGCTACCGGGTCGCGCCGAGTGACTTCCCGCCCGTGAATCTCGTCGGCACGCTCTACGTCTTCGACCGCCCCGCAGACGAGCCGCTGCGCGTCCGGCTCGAGCTCGAGCTCGTCGACCCGGCCGACGGCTCGGTGCTGTGGCGCGGCGGCGCACGCCGCCCGGTGCCCGTGCCGGCCGCGCAGACGCTGGCCGAGGTCGCGCAAGATGCCGCGCCCAGCATCTTTGCCGAGGCCTTCGCGGCGCACTGACTCGCGCTTGCCGCGCCTCGGGCCCCGTGGCACGTTCGGGCGCGCATGGACCTGCAGCGCCCGAACGCGGAGCTCCTGCTGCGCGCCTACGCGCGCGGCATCTTTCCCATGGCCGACCCCGGCACGGGCAGCATCGACTGGTACAGCCCCGACCCGCGCGCCGTGATTCCGCTCGACGCCTTCCACGTGCCCAGGAGCGTGCAGCGCGTGGCGCGCTCGGGTGCGTTCGAGATCCGGAGTGACTCGGAGTTCGAGGCGGTGATCCGCGCCTGCGCCGAGCCCCGCCCGGGCCGCAAGCAGACCTGGCTGAACGAGCGCCTGATCCGGCCCTACGTCGAGCTGCACCGCAACGGTTTCGCCCACAGCGTGGAGGCCTGGCGCGACGGGCAGCTGGTGGGCGGCTTGTACGGCGTGCACGTCGGCGGCGCCTTCTTCGGCGAGAGCATGTTCAGCCGCCCCGAGACGGGCGGGCGCGACGCCTCGAAGGTGTGTCTGGTGCGGCTCGTCGAGTGGCTGCGCGCGGGCCGCTTCCACCTGCTCGACACCCAGTTCAAGACGCCGCACCTGGCGCGCTTCGGCTGCGTGGAGATCCCGCGCGGAGAGTATCTCGAGCGGCTCGCGCAGGCGCTCGAGCGCCGCGGGCGCTGGCCGCACGAGCCACCTCCGCCCCAGGGCCGCGACTTCAAGTAGCTTCGGGGCGGTTCCGATGCGAGCCCATGGCGAGCTTCATGGCGATGGTCGTCGCCTCGCTCGTGGGGCTCGGGCTGCGCGACCCGTTGGACGGGCTGTTCGGCGTGGTGCCCGGCGAGGCGCTCGGGCTGGTCGTCGGCTTGGTGGTGTACTTCTACGCGCGCCGCTGGCTTCGCGAGCTGCGCGGAGAGTGAGTCGACCTAGCGCTCGGGATCGAACTCGATGCGCATTTCCTTCACGCCGTTGATGAAGTTCGAGCGCAGGCGGCGCGGCGGCGCGGCCAGGCGCGGGTTCTTCAGGCGCCTCAGCATCTCCTGGAAGATCACGGTCAGCTCGAGCCGCGCGAGGTTCGCGCCCAGGCAGTAGTGCTCGCCGATGCCGAACGCGAGGTGCTCGTTCTCCCGGCGCGTCACGTCGAAGCGGTCGGGGCTCGCGAACACGTCCTCGTCGCGGTTCGCCGACGGGTACCACATGACCACCTTGTCGCCCTCGCGGATCTTGCGCCCGCGGAGCTCCGTGTCTTGCGTCGCGGTGCGGCGGAAGTGATGCACCGCGGGGTCGAAGCGCACGAACTCCTCGACCGCGCCCGGCACGAGTGAGGGGTCGTTGGCCAGCATGCGCAGCTGGTCCGGATGGTCGAGCAGCGCCTTCATGCCGTTGGTCGTGACGGTGCGCGTGGTCTCGTTGCCGGCCACGAGCAGGAGCAGGAAGAACGAGCAGAACTCGAGCTCGGTCAGCTTCTCGCCGTCGATCTCCACGTTCATGAGCGTGGTGGTGAGGTTGTCCGCGGGGTGATTGCGGTAGTACTCCGCCAGCTTCATGGCGAAGCCGAACATCTGCGCCGAGGCCGCGCGCGCGTCTTCCTCGGTGTTCTGATACTCCGGATCGTCGAAGCCGATCAGCTTGTTCGACAGCTCGAAGATCAGCTTGCGGTCTTCCTGCGGCACTCCGACCAGCTCGCAGATCACCTGCAGCGGCAGCTCGGCGGCGAGCTCCTCCACGAACTCACACTCGCCGCGGTGCGCGACCTGGTCGACGATGCGCTTCGAGAGCGCGCGCAGATACGGCTCCTGTTTCGCCGTCATCTGCGGCGTGAAGCCGCGCTGCACCATGCGCCGGAACTTCACGTGCTGCGGCGGATCCATGTTGAGCATGATCATGCGCATGCCCATGAGCGCGGCCTCGTCGCGGTCGGGGATGTTCGTGCCGCCGCGCCACGACGAGAACAAGAGCGGGTTGCGCGAGACGTGCTTCAGGTCCTCGTACTTGGTCACGCACCAGAAGCCGCGTCCGCCGGGGGTCTGCTCCTTGTGCCAGTGGACCGGGTCCTCGCGCCGCAGCTCCTTGAACCAGTGGTGCGGGGTGCCCGCGACGAAGTTGTCCGGATTGTCGAGGTCGATGTGTTCGAGGGCCAACGGACGTCCTCCAGCGTGCGCGATTAGAACACGTTCTACTCGCACTGGCAACCGTTCGGTCGATTGAGAGCAGCCCGATCGCGTGTTCCAATCGTGGCATGCCGAGCCCCCACGCGATCGTCGAGCGCGACGGACACGTCCTGGTCGTGACCTTGAACCGGCCCGAGGCGAAGAACGCCCTCTCGCCCGACATGTTGTGGCGTTTGTACGAGGCGTGGCGGCTGCTCGACAGCGACTCCGAGCTGCGCTGCGCCGTGCTCACCGGCGCGGGCGGCACGTTCTGCGCCGGCGCCGACTTGAAGACGATGGGACGCGAGCAGCCGGACGCGGAAATGCAGAAGCGCATGCAGGAGGTGCCCGACCTGCACTGGCAGGCGCTGTTGCGGCACAACCGGCCGATGAAGCCGATCATCGCTGCGGTCGAGGGCTACGCGGTGGCCGGAGGCACCGAGATACTCCAGGGCACCGACATCCGCGTCGCAGGAGACAGCGCGACCTTCGGAGTCACCGAGGCCAAGCGCGGGCTGTTCCCGCTGGGCGGCTCGACCGTCCGCCTGCGCCGGCAGATCCCGTACACGCTCGCGGCCGAGATCCTGCTCACCGCGCGCCACGTGAGCGCGCAGGAGGCCAAGGAGTTCGGCCTGATCGGGCGCGTCGTGCCGGCCGGCTCCGCGCTCGAGGAGGCGCGCAAGATCGCGGCGCAGATCTGCGAGAACGGCCCGCTCTCGGTGCAGGCGATCTTGAAGTCACTGCGCACGCTCGACGAGTCAGTCCCCGAAGCGGTCGCGCTCGAGAAGGAGCTCGAGCTCGGCTGGCCCGTGTTCGCCAGCGAAGACGCGAAGGAGGGACCGCGCGCCTTCGCCGAGAAGCGCAAGCCCGTCTACAAGGGGCGCTAGGCCCCGCGACTCACTGACCCGCGGGCGGGGTCGAGGCGAGCACCTCGCCGATGCGCTCCAGATGGCGGGCGGCGGAGCCGAGCGTGAGCTCGATCTGCCGCGTCCACAGATAGGAGCGGTGCAAGGGGTAGTCGAGGTCGACGCCGATGCCGCCGTGCAGGTGCTGCGCAGCGTAGGTCGAGAAGTTGCCGCCGTCGGCGGCCCAGATCTTCGCGACCGAGACCGCGAGCGCCGCGGGCCGGCCCTCGGCCAGCAGGAAGGCGGCCTGCTGCATGGTGAGCCGCATGGCTTCGATGTTCACGTACGCGTCGCCCGCGCGCTGGTGCACGGCCTGGAAGCTGCCGATCGGCCGGTCGAACTGCTTGCGCTCCGAGGTGTAGGCGGCGGTCATGCGCAGCGCCCGGTCGGCCACGCCGACCTGCATGGCGCACAGGCCGGTCACCGCGCGCTCGCCGATCCAGCGCGCGATCTCGCGCCCGCGCGCGATCGTGCCCAGCAGGTCCTGTGACTTCGCCTTGGTGCGGCGCAGCGTGAGCGTCGCGACCGGCTCGCGGCTCGTGACTCGCTGGGGCTCGAGCTTCACGCCTGGCGCGTTCGGGTCGATCCAGAACCAGCCGATGCGGCCCTGGCCGGTCGCGGCCGGCACCAGCACGCGCGCCGCGTGCTGGGCGATCGGCACCGTGAGCTTGGTGCCGGTGAGTCGCCAGCCCGCGCCGTCGCGCTCGGCGCGCGTCGAGGGGCGCTCGAGGTCGTCGGAATCGGGCTCTTCGAGCGCGGCGGTGAGCAGCGTCTCGCCCGAGATCACGCCCGGGAGCCAGCTCTTCTTCTGCTCGGCCGAGCCGAACTGCGCCAGTGGCAGCGCACCCAGCACGACCGTGGCGAAGTAGGGCACCGGCGCCACCGTGCGGCCGACCTCTTCGAGCACGAGACACAGCTCGAAGAAGCCCAGGCCGCTGCCGCCGAACTCCTCGGGCAGGCAGGCGCCCACCAGGTTCGCCTCGGCCAGCGCGCGCCACAGCTCGCGGTCGATGCCGTCGGCGCTGGCCTCGATCGCCTTCAGGCGCTCGTGGGTCGCGCGGTCCTGCAGGATCTTGCGCGCCAGCTCGACGAGTGACTTCTGGTCTTCCGAGAGTGCGAAGTTCATCGCGCGCTCACCCCTTGTAGTGCGGCATCTGCAGGCCGGCCATCGCGATGATGTCGCGCTGCACCTCGTTGGTGCCGCCTCCGAAGGTCAGGATCAGCGCCGAGCGGTACATGCGCTCCAGCCGCCCGGCCAGCACGGCGCCCGGCGAGCGCCGGTTGATCGCCGCCGCGGGGCCGATCACCTCCATCAGCAGCCGGTAGGCCTCGACGAAGAACTCACTGGCGTAGACCTTCACGGTCGAGGCCTCGGCCGGGTGCAGCCGCGAGTGAGTCAGCGTCCAGGCCTGCTTCCACAGCATGAGCCGCAGCGCCTCGGCGCCCGCGTAGCAGCGCGCGAGGTTGCGGCGCACGAACGGCTGGTCGATCACACGCCGGCCGTCGGCGAGCTTGGTCGACTGCGCCCAGCGGCGCACGTCGTCGGAGAGCCTCTCGAACGGCCCGATCGGGAACAGCGACACGCGCTCGTGGTTGAGCTGACTCGTGATCAGGCCCCAGCCGT is a window encoding:
- a CDS encoding MotA/TolQ/ExbB proton channel family protein, giving the protein MTSNLTETLAALRIGGAVIYPLLALAVLAGVIALDKCWVYLRWTRLPAQITDTLEEFGFDWSGLEKQLANVDGRNYLARFLGVIAENREHPAWWVESRAADEASMIERALARGLWVLETIVTAAPLLGLLGTITGMIRSFHLFGDQSLVDPRGVTGGVAEALIATAVGLLIALAALFAFNLLSNWQTAFMDQMERLGTRLVDHIRLDEEKSDAAP
- a CDS encoding iron chelate uptake ABC transporter family permease subunit; its protein translation is MSELFSPDFLFRNAVYGGWIVCVLCALLGVYVALRRMVLLGLALPQAGAAGIAFVFLVTHHVHGDAGGAHGVALAGSLAATFAALGLLVAGARGSRTPVEWRIGAVLAVASALTLFCVSLNPSGDLEMTSLLRGELLAISDRDLAVLAVTAGLVLVGFVLFRRDLLLVSFDREFARTVGKSPTRWDALLYALLGVGISVGVMTAGPMVVFGFLVLPALAALRVTSRLAATFALAAAIGSVCALGGFEISYRADLPAGPVYVLLAAAIWLAISGVARLRRRRAVARALGLLLAALLLPGCATTRGTVLPPLEGRSVAVLPFRNETGASLRLASPNPLQEVTRALGRASADPPATVLDVLEASAVRELAQRGYRVAPSDFPPVNLVGTLYVFDRPADEPLRVRLELELVDPADGSVLWRGGARRPVPVPAAQTLAEVAQDAAPSIFAEAFAAH
- a CDS encoding energy transducer TonB, which produces MLGFLRLMSLGAAVTAPPAPLDARFVEIGPPEASAAAAAPAAPPDVAPRRKVPAESRPRPKPEAAQRPAPASAAPETAGPAAAESGAETSASAARSQPSEAHGGAPGGSMSARALYKPLPEIPERLRRHDVELVAVARFLVAADGTAQVELIEPTSEPSLNQSLLVTLRTWRFFPALEQGRPVASTIDLRIPISVR
- the aat gene encoding leucyl/phenylalanyl-tRNA--protein transferase, yielding MDLQRPNAELLLRAYARGIFPMADPGTGSIDWYSPDPRAVIPLDAFHVPRSVQRVARSGAFEIRSDSEFEAVIRACAEPRPGRKQTWLNERLIRPYVELHRNGFAHSVEAWRDGQLVGGLYGVHVGGAFFGESMFSRPETGGRDASKVCLVRLVEWLRAGRFHLLDTQFKTPHLARFGCVEIPRGEYLERLAQALERRGRWPHEPPPPQGRDFK
- a CDS encoding biopolymer transporter ExbD, coding for MRLRRQRRARRGRIEIIPMIDVMFFLLATFMLASLALQNLHSLRVDLPQGRADPLQAHSPLTLGVTRDGTIYVNEVALTLDDLAPALRAMLHGADDIVVSADAAAPEGVVVQAMLRARDAGAQHFLIAVRRD
- a CDS encoding metal ABC transporter substrate-binding protein, which encodes MVSRSVSAALAAAVTWSLALGAAGALRVVASLPDVADMTRQIGGDRVDVTTIAEGGQDPHKVPVKPSFVTKLNRADALVVQGLGLEHAYLPALIEASRNPKIAPGAAAYIDASLYVQPLEVPESQNRAQGELHPLGNPHFNLDPGEGKQMARAIAEGLTRVDPDGAAAYAAGLARYEKTLDDKIAEWNQLAAPLRGLKVVSYHPDLVYLARRYGLELVGTIETRPGVPATPGHIAELVASMKQKKVELVVREVAYELPLAQEVAEQAGAKVVTLSTLTGGLPGSGPTYIDFVDANLRALVAAAKQQAGSH
- a CDS encoding ATP-binding cassette domain-containing protein: MEEELIRVERATLGYPGRVVLRDVSLALRPGEFVAVLGANGSGKTTLLRSLLGFLPPLLGRVERAAGLRVGYVPQRETLDDLYPLTAGDVALMGTYADVPFWRLLGAGERERARRALAACGATGFERLRYSELSGGQRQRVLISRALATEPQLLLLDEPTAGVDHETEQAIVRVLAALRSERSLAVWIVTHHAEAVLGAVDRVIQLGAGTAAEVRAQ
- a CDS encoding TonB-dependent receptor; translated protein: MRGITIALICALQLCSAAIASADPATPAGKVVGRIKDALDRPLGGVELKLQAPDGSTVATTTSAPDGRFEFGNVASGTYSLSAAKQEFETATAIVSVSGGETASAQLVLASKTALELGVVAQKLDVARNSITPSTGSSVYNITEKAIEAQPQGDNSSFNEVLLRAPGVANDSFGQIHVRGDHANLQYRINGVQLPEGISGFGQSLDPRYVDGLRLIDGALPAQYGFRTAGVIEIDTKNGAYEPGGSVSMYGGSHGTIEPSFEYGGASDTLSYFVTGNYLYNNLGVESPTGTINPIHDRSNQAKGFAYLSGLLDPTTRVSLITGNFVGKFDIPNNPGQIPGFTLNGVPTFSSRDLDENQSEWNHYGILSLQKSTESVDYQLSAFTRFSQTLFRPDLAGDLIFNGVASRDLRNSWANGLQGDASYRLNDSHTVRFGLLFQEEKITSDNDVTVFPVDAGGAQTSDVPFTITDNSNKLGYQYGAYLQDEWRLTKELTFNYGLRYDRVAAFVRGGQVSPRINMVYATPEGTTLHVGWSRYFTPPPLELVAPTSVAAFNGTTNESAIQADSPVKPERTDYFDAGITQVIFPGFQVGVDGYYKNVRNLIDEGQFGAALILSPFNYKRGYVYGTELTASYQIENFTAFANVAYSVARAKQVVSSEFEFDPDELNFIAQHFVYLDHDQRYTTSFGVSYLWRDTRFTVDCLTSSGLRRGFANTEKLPAYEPVNIGISHVFRVGSFGTLTVRGDIINLFDEGYEIRDGSGIGVGAPQFGQRRSYYAGISKSF